Proteins encoded by one window of Kribbella flavida DSM 17836:
- a CDS encoding dienelactone hydrolase family protein produces MTAPGIDLVAAPAGATDLVLLAHGGMENSTAAPHVWRPPILRMWPFAVAARSAAPRAAIGLVRYRYQGWNGSAAHPAADLRAVLDRLALRYDRVILIGHSMGGRAVVAAGNHPLVGGVLALAPWLPVGEPLVALRGPVVFAHGTADRITSLAATTAYARRLRTAGVPVAMLPVEGEKHAMLYRAKDWDELVRRFVTYALDADGTCPALTTDADRVDPLPTWHSAGALPLGVAQIAASRLRLPVIDTL; encoded by the coding sequence ATGACAGCTCCGGGGATCGATCTGGTCGCGGCGCCGGCGGGCGCGACGGATCTTGTCCTGCTCGCGCACGGCGGCATGGAGAACTCGACCGCGGCCCCGCACGTCTGGCGCCCGCCGATCCTGCGGATGTGGCCGTTCGCGGTGGCTGCGCGCTCGGCGGCACCGCGGGCGGCGATCGGCCTGGTGCGCTACCGCTACCAAGGCTGGAACGGGTCCGCCGCGCATCCCGCCGCCGATCTGCGCGCGGTGCTGGACCGGCTGGCTCTGCGCTACGACCGGGTGATCCTGATCGGCCACTCGATGGGCGGCCGCGCGGTAGTTGCTGCTGGCAATCACCCGTTGGTCGGCGGTGTGCTCGCCCTGGCGCCCTGGCTGCCGGTCGGTGAGCCGTTGGTCGCTCTGCGTGGACCTGTGGTGTTCGCCCACGGCACCGCGGACCGGATCACCTCGCTGGCGGCGACGACGGCGTACGCGCGGCGGCTGCGGACGGCCGGCGTGCCGGTCGCGATGCTGCCGGTGGAGGGCGAGAAGCACGCCATGCTCTACCGAGCCAAGGACTGGGACGAGCTGGTCCGCCGCTTTGTCACCTACGCCCTCGACGCCGACGGCACCTGCCCCGCGCTGACCACCGACGCCGACCGGGTCGACCCGCTGCCGACCTGGCACTCGGCCGGAGCGCTGCCGCTCGGCGTCGCCCAGATCGCCGCCAGCCGCCTGCGCCTGCCGGTCATCGATACCCTTTAA
- a CDS encoding class I SAM-dependent methyltransferase, with product MTPDSITALLAPPGADALAEACAAFTPGNELQLVEKLRRRYDAAVVTAAVTQASLRHRAVAKFGAADAARMYFTPDGLEQSTRSTVASHRAARIAAALPGASVVDLGCGIGGDLVSAARAGLRVTGVERDPATAAAARANLAALGLPGEVIMGDAEQQDVTQYEVVFADPARRADGRRVFDHNAYSPPWSFITELLAGTACVKVAPGIPHDAVPAGVEAEWVSDSGEVKEAALWSGKLYAGTARRATLLPGGAAVDSAPEAEVGPVGQYIYEPDGAIIRAGLVTAVAAEVDGWLLDPRIAYVTSPFLVQTPLASAYEVIETLPYREKALKSWVRTNDIGTLEIKKRGVDVDPAVLRKKLAPKGSAAATLIVTRVGRDAVAYSCRRITRS from the coding sequence GTGACACCCGACTCGATCACGGCGCTGCTCGCACCGCCGGGTGCTGACGCGTTGGCGGAAGCCTGCGCCGCGTTCACACCGGGCAACGAGCTGCAGCTGGTCGAGAAGCTCCGCCGCCGGTACGACGCGGCTGTGGTGACCGCAGCGGTCACTCAGGCGTCTCTGCGGCACCGGGCGGTCGCCAAGTTCGGTGCGGCCGACGCAGCGCGCATGTACTTCACGCCGGACGGGCTGGAGCAGTCCACGCGTTCCACTGTCGCGTCCCACCGGGCTGCTCGGATCGCTGCGGCCCTACCTGGCGCGTCGGTGGTGGACCTGGGGTGCGGCATCGGCGGCGACCTCGTGAGTGCCGCCCGCGCCGGACTCCGCGTCACCGGGGTCGAGCGGGACCCGGCAACGGCCGCCGCGGCTCGCGCGAACCTGGCTGCGCTGGGCCTGCCCGGCGAGGTGATCATGGGTGATGCGGAGCAGCAGGACGTCACGCAGTACGAGGTGGTGTTCGCGGATCCGGCGCGGCGGGCGGACGGGCGGCGCGTGTTCGACCACAACGCGTACTCCCCGCCCTGGTCCTTCATCACCGAACTGCTGGCCGGCACGGCGTGCGTGAAGGTCGCGCCGGGCATCCCGCACGACGCCGTACCGGCTGGGGTCGAGGCGGAGTGGGTCAGCGACTCCGGTGAGGTCAAAGAGGCAGCTCTGTGGTCCGGCAAGCTGTACGCCGGTACTGCGCGACGCGCGACGCTCCTGCCCGGCGGAGCCGCCGTGGACTCTGCGCCGGAAGCCGAGGTAGGTCCGGTCGGGCAGTACATCTACGAGCCGGACGGCGCGATCATCCGCGCCGGGCTGGTCACTGCGGTCGCCGCGGAGGTCGACGGCTGGCTACTCGATCCGCGCATCGCCTACGTCACCTCGCCGTTCCTGGTGCAGACGCCGCTGGCATCGGCGTACGAGGTGATCGAGACGCTGCCGTACCGGGAGAAGGCGCTGAAATCATGGGTCCGGACCAACGACATCGGCACGCTGGAGATCAAGAAGCGCGGCGTGGACGTGGATCCGGCGGTCCTGCGCAAGAAGCTCGCGCCGAAGGGCTCGGCCGCCGCCACGCTCATCGTCACCCGGGTCGGCCGGGACGCCGTCGCCTACTCCTGCCGGCGGATCACCAGGTCTTGA
- a CDS encoding peptidoglycan-binding domain-containing protein, translated as MKLRFAFPKPSKPSTRALVAVAALVISPIAVAGLAAAGDRPDPASEKQPPAAGAPAAAPNTAGDAAGDAGDAGVRTAAAAGLEQCRSARLVAASNGWGVPLPSVWESSNTRCNLRYGDNPHRGGERFGDPDTAIRTLQRNLNYCYGSKLTIDGVYGSNTRAIVMQVQKRHKLAADGIYGPQTRSTMNWRLYHSAKRIWSSGCYSPV; from the coding sequence ATGAAACTTCGCTTCGCGTTCCCGAAACCGTCCAAGCCGTCCACCCGGGCCCTGGTCGCGGTCGCCGCGCTCGTGATCAGCCCGATCGCCGTCGCCGGCCTCGCCGCGGCAGGTGACCGCCCGGACCCCGCCTCCGAGAAGCAGCCCCCAGCAGCCGGCGCACCCGCAGCTGCGCCGAACACAGCCGGAGACGCCGCCGGCGACGCCGGAGACGCCGGCGTACGGACTGCTGCTGCGGCCGGGCTGGAGCAGTGCCGCAGTGCTCGACTGGTAGCGGCCTCGAACGGCTGGGGCGTGCCGCTGCCATCGGTCTGGGAGAGCAGCAACACCCGGTGCAACCTGCGGTACGGCGACAACCCGCACCGCGGCGGTGAGCGGTTCGGCGATCCCGATACCGCCATCCGGACCCTGCAGCGCAACCTGAACTACTGCTACGGCAGCAAGCTCACCATCGACGGCGTCTACGGCAGCAACACCCGCGCGATCGTCATGCAGGTGCAGAAGCGCCACAAGCTCGCCGCTGACGGTATCTACGGACCGCAGACCCGCTCGACGATGAACTGGCGTCTCTACCACTCGGCCAAACGGATCTGGAGCAGCGGCTGCTACAGCCCGGTCTGA
- a CDS encoding GuaB3 family IMP dehydrogenase-related protein: MTEIEIGRAKRGRQAYAFDDIAIVPSRRTRDPEEVSVAWQIDAYRFELPILAAPMDSVMSPATAIAIGKAGGLGVLNLEGLWTRYENPASLLEEIVTLDREQATTRLQEIYSAPIKPELISQRVQEIRDSGVTVAGALSPQRTKQFAKHVVDAGVDLFVIRGTTVSAEHVSGQAEPLNLKQFIYDLDVPVIVGGCATHQAALHLMRTGAAGVLVGFGGGAAHTTRKVLGVAVPMASAVADVAAARRDYMDESGGRYVHVIADGSVGRSGDVAKAIACGADAVMVGSPLARASDAPGGGFHWGAEAWHADLPRGERVEVGVTGTMEQILFGPSWVPDGTMNLVGALKRAMATTGYTELKEFQRVEVVVG, translated from the coding sequence ATGACCGAGATCGAGATCGGCCGCGCCAAGCGGGGCCGGCAGGCGTACGCGTTCGACGACATCGCGATCGTGCCGTCGCGGCGGACCCGGGACCCCGAGGAGGTCTCGGTGGCCTGGCAGATCGACGCGTACCGGTTCGAGCTGCCGATCCTGGCCGCGCCGATGGACTCGGTGATGTCGCCGGCCACCGCGATCGCGATCGGCAAGGCCGGCGGTCTCGGTGTGCTGAACCTCGAAGGCCTGTGGACCCGGTACGAGAACCCGGCCTCGCTGCTGGAGGAGATCGTCACGCTCGACCGGGAGCAGGCGACCACCCGGCTGCAGGAGATCTACTCGGCGCCGATCAAACCCGAGCTGATCTCCCAGCGGGTGCAGGAAATCCGCGACTCCGGTGTCACCGTGGCCGGCGCGCTGTCACCGCAGCGGACCAAGCAGTTCGCCAAGCACGTGGTGGACGCCGGCGTCGACCTGTTCGTCATCCGCGGTACGACGGTGTCGGCCGAGCACGTGTCCGGCCAGGCCGAGCCGCTGAACCTCAAGCAGTTCATCTACGACCTGGACGTGCCGGTGATCGTCGGCGGCTGCGCGACCCACCAGGCCGCGCTGCACCTGATGCGGACCGGCGCGGCCGGCGTACTGGTCGGGTTCGGCGGCGGCGCGGCGCACACGACCCGCAAGGTGCTCGGTGTCGCGGTGCCGATGGCCTCCGCGGTCGCCGACGTGGCCGCGGCCCGGCGGGACTACATGGACGAGTCCGGCGGCCGGTACGTGCACGTCATCGCCGACGGCTCGGTCGGCCGGTCCGGCGACGTCGCGAAGGCGATCGCCTGCGGCGCCGACGCGGTGATGGTCGGTTCCCCGCTGGCGCGGGCGAGCGACGCCCCGGGTGGCGGCTTCCACTGGGGCGCCGAGGCCTGGCACGCGGACCTGCCGCGCGGTGAGCGGGTCGAGGTCGGCGTCACCGGCACGATGGAGCAGATCCTGTTCGGCCCGTCCTGGGTGCCGGACGGCACGATGAACCTGGTCGGCGCGCTCAAACGGGCGATGGCCACCACCGGCTACACGGAGCTCAAGGAGTTCCAGCGGGTCGAGGTCGTCGTCGGATGA
- a CDS encoding acyl-CoA thioester hydrolase/BAAT C-terminal domain-containing protein, protein MTTGVLLLHGSSGRPDQDRVRVLEAAGYEVVAPRWFDERISEIPLESFPLDDLAARHDRLAVIGISRGAEAALLLGTVDERVDVVVGLSPSAYSWAWIENGVQTSPWTWQGEPLPFVPFDLSWQPDDDPPSYVEFYRQSLRTYADQVEAARIPAERFRGELLLVAGGDDRLWPSVEFAEQIALRRGQAVTQLLISGEAGHRPLFPGEEPKTGGLRMARGGSDEADRAFGAQTWPHILRVLAG, encoded by the coding sequence ATGACCACCGGGGTCCTGCTCCTGCACGGCTCCAGCGGCCGTCCGGACCAGGACCGCGTTCGCGTGCTCGAAGCCGCCGGGTACGAGGTGGTCGCGCCGCGCTGGTTCGACGAGCGGATCAGCGAGATCCCGCTGGAGTCGTTCCCGCTGGACGACCTGGCGGCCCGGCACGACCGGCTCGCGGTGATCGGCATCTCGCGGGGTGCCGAGGCCGCGCTGCTGCTCGGCACTGTCGACGAACGGGTGGACGTCGTCGTCGGGTTGTCGCCGAGCGCGTACTCCTGGGCCTGGATCGAGAACGGCGTCCAGACCTCGCCCTGGACGTGGCAGGGCGAGCCGCTGCCGTTCGTACCGTTCGACCTCAGCTGGCAGCCGGACGACGACCCACCGAGCTACGTCGAGTTCTACCGGCAGAGCCTGCGCACGTACGCCGACCAGGTGGAGGCGGCGCGGATCCCGGCGGAGCGGTTCCGGGGCGAGCTGTTGCTGGTGGCCGGCGGTGACGACAGGCTCTGGCCCTCGGTGGAGTTCGCCGAGCAGATCGCGTTGCGGCGAGGGCAGGCGGTGACCCAGTTGCTGATCTCGGGCGAGGCCGGGCACCGGCCGTTGTTCCCGGGCGAGGAGCCGAAGACGGGTGGTTTGCGAATGGCTCGGGGCGGTTCCGACGAGGCCGACCGGGCCTTCGGCGCGCAGACCTGGCCGCACATTCTGCGGGTGCTGGCGGGCTGA
- the shbA gene encoding RNA polymerase sigma factor ShbA, with translation MTEVQVPHTQDRVELRDLAALAGSGDPRALNDLLTRVRAVAHRYVRSRLWTYPGGADMVDDVAQEVCVAVFGALGRYRDEGRPFEAFVYGIAARKVADAQRAFAVADVSTPDLPDGADESPTPEEHAVRHSEVQHIVGLLERLPEKLREILRLRVVAGMSAEETGRALGMTPGAVRVAQHRALNTLRGFVGHEAKVERGAGEERHG, from the coding sequence GTGACCGAGGTTCAAGTACCGCACACCCAGGACCGGGTCGAACTTCGGGACCTGGCCGCGCTGGCCGGGAGCGGGGATCCGAGGGCTCTCAACGACCTGCTGACCCGGGTGCGCGCCGTCGCCCACCGCTACGTGCGGTCGCGGCTGTGGACCTACCCGGGTGGGGCCGACATGGTCGACGACGTCGCGCAGGAGGTCTGCGTGGCGGTGTTCGGCGCGCTGGGCCGGTACCGCGACGAGGGCCGGCCGTTCGAGGCGTTCGTGTACGGGATCGCGGCCCGCAAGGTCGCCGACGCGCAGCGGGCGTTCGCGGTCGCGGACGTGTCGACGCCGGACCTGCCGGACGGGGCGGACGAGTCGCCGACGCCGGAGGAGCACGCGGTCCGGCACTCGGAGGTCCAGCACATCGTGGGGCTGCTGGAGAGGTTGCCGGAGAAACTGCGGGAGATCCTGCGGCTCCGGGTGGTTGCGGGGATGTCAGCCGAGGAGACCGGCCGGGCACTGGGGATGACACCGGGGGCGGTGAGGGTCGCACAACATCGAGCGTTGAACACGCTCAGGGGGTTTGTGGGGCATGAGGCAAAGGTGGAGCGAGGAGCAGGGGAGGAGCGGCATGGCTGA
- the groL gene encoding chaperonin GroEL (60 kDa chaperone family; promotes refolding of misfolded polypeptides especially under stressful conditions; forms two stacked rings of heptamers to form a barrel-shaped 14mer; ends can be capped by GroES; misfolded proteins enter the barrel where they are refolded when GroES binds): MPKILEFDENARRALERGVDKLANTVKVTLGPKGRYVVLDKKWGAPTITNDGVTVAREVELDDPFENLGAQLAKEVATKTNDVAGDGTTTATVLAQALVHEGLRAVAAGVNPMGLKKGIEAAVEAVSARLVETARPVDDKGDMAHVATISARDAEIGGLIADAFDKVGKDGVITVEESNTFGTELEFTEGMQFDKGFISPYFITDAEAGEAVLDDPYILINQGKISAVADLLPLLEKVVQSGKTLLIIAEDVEAEALSTLVVNKIRGNFTSVAVKAPGFGDRRKAMLEDLAALTGAQVIAPEVGLKLDQVGLEVLGTARRIVVSKDNTTVVEGAGKSDDIEARVNQIKAEIERTDSDWDREKLQERLAKLAGGVCVIKVGAATEVELKEKKHRIEDAVSATRAAIEEGIVAGGGSALVHAAAVLEDNLGLEGDELAGVRIVRKAIVEPLRWIAENGGYEGYVVTAKVAELEVGSGFNAATGEYGDLLGQGVLDPVKVTRSALANAGSIAALLLTTETLIVDKPEEEEPAAAGHGHGHGH; encoded by the coding sequence ATGCCGAAGATCCTCGAGTTCGACGAGAACGCGCGGCGCGCCCTGGAGCGTGGCGTCGACAAGCTCGCGAACACGGTGAAGGTGACGCTGGGGCCCAAGGGCCGCTACGTCGTGCTGGACAAGAAGTGGGGTGCACCGACCATCACCAACGACGGCGTCACCGTCGCCCGTGAGGTCGAGCTGGACGACCCGTTCGAGAACCTCGGCGCGCAGCTGGCCAAGGAGGTGGCGACCAAGACCAACGACGTCGCCGGTGACGGGACCACCACCGCCACGGTGCTCGCCCAGGCGCTGGTGCACGAGGGCCTGCGGGCCGTCGCCGCCGGGGTCAACCCGATGGGCCTGAAGAAGGGCATCGAGGCCGCCGTCGAGGCCGTCTCGGCCCGGCTGGTCGAGACCGCGCGGCCGGTCGACGACAAGGGCGACATGGCCCACGTCGCCACCATCTCCGCCCGCGACGCCGAGATCGGCGGCCTGATCGCCGACGCCTTCGACAAGGTCGGCAAGGACGGCGTGATCACCGTCGAGGAGTCGAACACCTTCGGCACCGAGCTCGAGTTCACCGAAGGCATGCAGTTCGACAAGGGCTTCATCTCGCCCTACTTCATCACCGACGCCGAGGCCGGCGAAGCGGTGCTGGACGACCCGTACATCCTGATCAACCAGGGCAAGATCTCCGCCGTCGCGGACCTGCTGCCGCTGCTGGAGAAGGTCGTCCAGTCCGGCAAGACCCTGCTGATCATCGCCGAGGACGTCGAGGCCGAGGCCCTGTCGACCCTGGTCGTGAACAAGATCCGCGGCAACTTCACCTCCGTCGCCGTCAAGGCGCCGGGCTTCGGTGACCGCCGCAAGGCGATGCTGGAGGACCTCGCCGCCCTCACCGGCGCGCAGGTGATCGCTCCCGAGGTCGGCCTCAAGCTGGACCAGGTCGGTCTCGAGGTGCTCGGCACCGCCCGCCGCATCGTGGTCAGCAAGGACAACACGACCGTCGTCGAGGGTGCCGGCAAGTCCGACGACATCGAGGCCCGGGTCAACCAGATCAAGGCCGAGATCGAGCGCACCGACTCCGACTGGGACCGCGAGAAGCTGCAGGAGCGGCTGGCCAAGCTGGCCGGTGGCGTCTGCGTGATCAAGGTCGGCGCGGCCACCGAGGTCGAGCTCAAGGAGAAGAAGCACCGCATCGAGGACGCCGTGTCGGCGACCCGCGCGGCGATCGAGGAGGGCATCGTCGCCGGTGGCGGCTCGGCTCTCGTGCACGCCGCCGCGGTGCTGGAGGACAACCTGGGCCTGGAGGGCGACGAGCTCGCCGGTGTCCGGATCGTCCGCAAGGCGATCGTCGAGCCGCTGCGCTGGATCGCCGAGAACGGCGGCTACGAGGGCTACGTCGTCACCGCCAAGGTGGCCGAGCTCGAGGTCGGCAGCGGCTTCAACGCCGCCACCGGTGAGTACGGCGACCTGCTCGGCCAGGGTGTCCTGGACCCGGTCAAGGTCACCCGTTCCGCGCTCGCCAACGCCGGCTCCATCGCGGCGCTGCTGCTCACCACGGAAACGCTGATCGTCGACAAGCCCGAGGAAGAAGAGCCCGCTGCCGCCGGTCACGGCCACGGCCACGGTCACTGA
- a CDS encoding phosphotransferase enzyme family protein — MDAGLQLPPEVGVVIAREWGVDCGDGGVRLTGGEDSAAYRVGEVVVRVGPLQRGSAVMEWCHGVAEAAACLGEVVVPLRTDSGASVVRVAGRPVSVWPLVAGRWLELGNPAEVEQAARLLARVHRELRGVQLPPRPEVSYLEPAAEVHDPAGLAGSAEFDRWRDVLRDEQLDRWLGEFWRRAAKQPLHGDYYRGNVLVHDGRIAGLIDWDESWVGAPEMELAGAAREFGEHWSTDLRRAQQFVAWYHDEGGTAAMDDETMVQLIRHRLRAEVVQFADAADPDDDYHARQVQLFSELRP, encoded by the coding sequence ATGGACGCCGGGTTGCAGCTTCCGCCGGAGGTTGGTGTGGTGATTGCGCGGGAGTGGGGCGTGGACTGCGGCGACGGGGGCGTACGGCTGACGGGTGGGGAGGACTCGGCGGCGTACCGGGTCGGGGAGGTCGTGGTGCGGGTGGGGCCTCTCCAGCGCGGGTCGGCGGTGATGGAGTGGTGTCACGGGGTTGCCGAGGCTGCGGCTTGTCTGGGTGAGGTAGTGGTGCCGTTGCGGACGGACTCGGGGGCGAGCGTCGTGCGGGTAGCGGGGCGGCCGGTGAGTGTGTGGCCGTTGGTGGCGGGGCGGTGGTTGGAGCTCGGGAATCCGGCGGAGGTCGAGCAGGCGGCTCGGTTGCTGGCGCGGGTGCACCGGGAACTGCGGGGCGTGCAGCTGCCGCCTCGGCCGGAGGTGTCCTATCTGGAGCCGGCCGCGGAGGTACACGATCCGGCGGGCTTGGCCGGAAGCGCCGAGTTCGATCGGTGGCGTGACGTACTGCGGGACGAGCAGCTGGATCGATGGCTGGGCGAGTTCTGGCGGCGTGCGGCGAAGCAGCCGTTGCACGGGGACTACTACCGCGGCAATGTCCTGGTGCACGACGGCCGGATCGCCGGGTTGATCGACTGGGACGAGTCGTGGGTCGGCGCGCCGGAGATGGAGCTGGCGGGGGCGGCGCGGGAGTTCGGCGAGCACTGGTCGACGGATCTCCGCCGGGCGCAGCAGTTCGTTGCCTGGTACCACGACGAGGGCGGCACCGCCGCCATGGACGACGAGACGATGGTGCAGCTGATCAGGCATCGGCTGCGGGCGGAGGTCGTGCAGTTCGCCGACGCGGCGGATCCGGACGACGACTATCACGCTCGGCAGGTGCAGCTCTTCAGCGAGCTCCGGCCGTAG
- a CDS encoding GNAT family N-acetyltransferase: protein MQWTSGEFVADDDPARIDLDVVHGFLRTAYWSPGVPREVVRKAVAGSLCLGVYASDGTQVGFARAVTDRATFAWIADVFVQEQYRGHGLGRFVVSTLLEHPDLRGVRRTMLATADAHELYRSYGFKDLEQPERFLAVSHDPAVLYGRA, encoded by the coding sequence ATGCAGTGGACCTCGGGGGAGTTCGTCGCCGACGACGACCCGGCGCGGATCGACCTCGACGTCGTGCACGGGTTCCTGCGGACGGCGTACTGGTCGCCGGGGGTTCCGCGGGAGGTCGTGCGGAAGGCGGTCGCGGGCAGTCTGTGTCTCGGCGTCTATGCGTCCGACGGCACGCAGGTCGGCTTCGCCCGGGCGGTGACGGACCGGGCGACGTTCGCGTGGATCGCGGACGTGTTCGTGCAGGAGCAGTACCGCGGGCACGGGCTCGGCCGCTTCGTGGTGTCGACCCTGCTGGAGCACCCGGACCTGCGCGGCGTGCGGCGCACGATGCTGGCGACGGCGGACGCCCACGAGCTGTACCGGTCGTACGGGTTCAAGGACCTGGAGCAACCGGAGCGCTTCCTGGCCGTGAGTCACGACCCCGCTGTCCTGTACGGCCGAGCCTGA
- the guaB gene encoding IMP dehydrogenase — MDITPAGVPDKFAVLGLTFDDVLLQPNESDVIPSEADTRSRVSRNIEVNIPLLSSAMDTVTEARMAIAMARQGGLGVLHRNLSIEDQAQQVDLVKRSESGMIAQPITIGPDATIGEADALCGQYRISGVPVVDAAGVLVGIVTNRDMRFENDLSRPVREVMTKQPLITGKQGISADDAMALLSKHKVEKLPLVDEAGKLTGLITLKDFVKRDQFPLSTKDSSGRLRVGGAIGFYGEAYKRAMSLVEAGVDLLVVDTAHGHSQAQLEIIRKLKADPATRGVDVVGGNVGTRVGAQALVEAGADGVKVGVGPGSICTTRVVSGVGVPQVTAIYEASLACKPAGVPVIGDGGLQYSGDIAKALVAGADTVMLGSLLAGCEESPGDLVFVNGKQFKAYRGMGSLGAMSSAGGLRKSYSKDRYFQSDVGSDEKLIAEGVEGQVPYRGPLAAVAHQLIGGLRQSMFYCGSRTVPELQEKGRFVRITSAGLQESHPHDIQMTVEAPNYSGR; from the coding sequence ATGGACATCACACCCGCAGGAGTTCCCGACAAGTTCGCCGTTCTCGGCCTGACGTTCGACGACGTGCTGCTGCAGCCGAACGAGTCCGACGTCATCCCGTCCGAGGCGGACACCAGGTCCCGGGTCAGCCGCAACATCGAGGTCAACATCCCGCTGCTGTCCAGCGCGATGGACACCGTCACCGAGGCCCGGATGGCGATCGCGATGGCGCGCCAGGGTGGCCTCGGCGTGCTGCACCGCAACCTGTCGATCGAGGACCAGGCCCAGCAGGTCGACCTGGTCAAGCGCTCGGAGTCCGGCATGATCGCGCAGCCGATCACGATCGGCCCGGACGCCACCATCGGCGAGGCGGACGCGCTCTGCGGCCAGTACCGGATCTCCGGCGTGCCGGTGGTCGACGCCGCCGGCGTCCTGGTCGGCATCGTGACCAACCGCGACATGCGCTTCGAGAACGACCTGTCCCGCCCGGTCCGCGAGGTGATGACCAAGCAGCCGCTGATCACCGGCAAGCAGGGCATCTCCGCCGACGACGCGATGGCGCTGCTGAGCAAGCACAAGGTCGAGAAGCTGCCGCTGGTCGACGAGGCCGGCAAGCTGACCGGGCTGATCACGCTGAAGGACTTCGTCAAGCGCGACCAGTTCCCGCTGTCCACCAAGGACAGCAGCGGCCGGCTGCGGGTCGGCGGCGCGATCGGCTTCTACGGCGAGGCGTACAAGCGGGCGATGTCGTTGGTCGAGGCCGGTGTCGACCTGCTGGTGGTGGACACCGCGCACGGCCATTCCCAGGCGCAGCTGGAGATCATCCGCAAGCTCAAGGCCGACCCGGCCACCCGGGGCGTGGACGTCGTCGGCGGCAACGTCGGCACCCGGGTCGGCGCCCAGGCGCTGGTCGAGGCCGGCGCGGACGGCGTGAAGGTCGGCGTCGGCCCCGGCTCGATCTGTACGACGCGGGTGGTGTCGGGCGTCGGCGTGCCGCAGGTCACCGCGATTTACGAGGCGTCGCTGGCCTGCAAGCCGGCCGGCGTCCCGGTGATCGGCGACGGCGGCCTGCAGTACTCCGGTGACATCGCCAAGGCGCTCGTCGCCGGCGCGGACACCGTGATGCTCGGCTCGCTGCTGGCCGGCTGCGAGGAGTCGCCCGGCGACCTGGTCTTCGTCAACGGCAAGCAGTTCAAGGCCTACCGCGGAATGGGCTCGCTCGGCGCGATGTCGTCGGCCGGCGGCCTGCGCAAGTCGTACTCCAAGGACCGTTACTTCCAGAGCGACGTCGGCAGCGACGAGAAGCTGATCGCCGAGGGCGTCGAGGGCCAGGTGCCGTACCGCGGCCCGCTGGCGGCGGTCGCGCACCAGCTGATCGGCGGCCTGCGCCAGTCGATGTTCTACTGTGGCTCGCGCACCGTGCCGGAGCTGCAGGAGAAGGGCCGGTTCGTGCGGATCACCTCGGCCGGCCTGCAGGAGTCGCACCCGCACGACATCCAGATGACGGTCGAAGCGCCGAACTACTCCGGCCGCTGA
- the groES gene encoding co-chaperone GroES: MSVTIKPLEDRILVAPLEAEQTTKSGLVIPDTAKEKPQEGEVLAVGPGRIDDNGNRVPLDVAVGDKVIYSKYGGTEVKYDGQDYLILGARDILAIVSK; this comes from the coding sequence GTGTCGGTCACGATCAAGCCGCTCGAGGACCGTATCCTCGTTGCGCCGCTCGAAGCCGAGCAGACCACGAAGTCCGGCCTGGTGATCCCGGACACCGCCAAGGAGAAGCCGCAGGAGGGCGAGGTCCTCGCCGTCGGCCCCGGCCGCATCGACGACAACGGCAACCGCGTCCCGCTGGACGTCGCCGTCGGCGACAAGGTCATCTACTCCAAGTACGGCGGCACCGAGGTCAAGTACGACGGCCAGGACTACCTGATCCTGGGCGCGCGCGACATCCTCGCCATCGTCAGCAAGTGA